In Natronincola ferrireducens, the DNA window ATCTAAGAGGATTTTTTAAATGGCTAAAAAGCGAAGAATACATTGATAAAAATCCTATGGACAAAATTAAAACAATTAAAGTCGAGAAGAGATTAAGAGATGCTTTAACTATTGAAGAATTAGAAAAGATTAGAGATGCTTGTGAAACTTATCGACAACGTGCCCTTGTTGAATTTTTCTATTCTACTGGATGTAGATTGGAAGAAGTAGAGAAGTTAAATAAAGAAGATATTGATTGGCAGAATTTAAAACTTAAAGTTATAGGCAAAGGCAACAAGCAAAGGGTTGTATATCTTAGTCCTAAAGCTAAAGTATACATCCAAAAGTATCTTATGAGTAGATTAGATACTTGCGAAGCTTTGTTTGTAACAGAAAGAAACCCTATATCAAGACTAGGTAGGAGAAGTATTCAGAGAGAGTTCAATAAATTAGCTAATTTAGCAGCATTATCTAGGAGAGTCTATCCCCATCTGATGAGGCATACGACTGCTACAAACTTGTTAAATGGAGGTGCTGATTTAGTTACTGTACAACAGGTATTAGGACACCAAGATCCATCTACTACTTTAGTGTATGCGAAAATTTCTGACAAAAACGTCGAACATGAATATAGAAAAAACATGATCCAATAACACCCTCAGGGGTGTTATTTTATTTTTAAGAAAGCAGGTGAAGAGAATGAATCCATTAATAGTTATCAGTGCCGGTCATGGAGGAAGTGATCCAGGAGCGGTTGCAAATGGAATGCTCGAAAAAGACTATACGCTTTTAATTTCTTTGTATCAGTATAAAAGATTCAAAGAGTCAGGGGTACCTGTTTCCCTTGTAAGGGATTGGGATATTGCTTTAGGCAATGTACTAAGAGCATCAATGGTTAAAAATAGTGGTGCTAAATACTGCATAGACAATCACTGCAATGCTGCAGTTAGCACTTCTGCTCAAGGGGTAGAAGTAATCCACAGTATCCATAATGATGGTAAGCTAGCCCATGCTATAGTAGAGGCTTTAGCAGCAGAGGGCATACCTAAAAGGGCAACACCTGTTTATTGTAGATCATTGCCTAATAATTCTAAGCAGGATTATTATTTTATGCATCGATGGACAGGCAATGTTCAGACCAATATCATAGAATATGATTTCATTTCAAATACACAAGGAGCACAAAGGATAAAGGAAAATTGGGAAAGATATGCTGAAGCTGTAGTTAGGGCTTATTGTTTATTCCTTAATATTCCTTATAAGGCACCTATAGTAAAGGTAGATAATGACCCTATCTTAGAATGGGCTAAGAGGCAAGGCTATAATATTGCTAAAGCTGATGACAAAATAACC includes these proteins:
- a CDS encoding tyrosine-type recombinase/integrase is translated as MKKEEAIIRIVGKIDLEYDGIVDQQKVRSIIEEVLYDYELVSTSRELVIVNDMHDKIMLYLATRKIDGLAKRTLEAYSRHLNRFAHYMRKNIEDINAMDIRMYLASYSKTGVKNTTLATEINYLRGFFKWLKSEEYIDKNPMDKIKTIKVEKRLRDALTIEELEKIRDACETYRQRALVEFFYSTGCRLEEVEKLNKEDIDWQNLKLKVIGKGNKQRVVYLSPKAKVYIQKYLMSRLDTCEALFVTERNPISRLGRRSIQREFNKLANLAALSRRVYPHLMRHTTATNLLNGGADLVTVQQVLGHQDPSTTLVYAKISDKNVEHEYRKNMIQ